The Terriglobales bacterium genome contains a region encoding:
- the tal gene encoding transaldolase codes for MTLFESLKKYTTVVADTGDIEAIARHRPQDATTNPSLLYHAAQMPAYRHLVEEAADVASELGGSHAQMAEEFIDHLFVLFGSEILKVVPGRVSTEVAASLSFDSPATVAKGRKLISLYEKKGISRQRILIKIASTWEGIQAAAMLEKEGIHCNLTLLFSFAQAVACAEAGVTLISPFVGRIYDWYKKEGGGKEIPPDQDPGVESVTRIYNYYKKYGYKTQVMGASFRNVNQIVRLAGCDLLTISPELLDQLEKTEGTLERKLDPAKSQASKDERLRLSEKTFRWMHNEDAMATEKLAEGIRKFNSDARHLEEYALSQVAEKVG; via the coding sequence ATGACGCTGTTTGAATCGTTGAAGAAATACACGACCGTTGTAGCGGATACCGGTGATATCGAGGCTATTGCCCGCCACCGTCCGCAGGACGCCACAACCAATCCTTCCCTTCTTTATCACGCTGCCCAGATGCCTGCTTACCGGCACTTAGTGGAAGAGGCTGCTGACGTTGCGTCGGAGCTCGGCGGTAGTCATGCACAAATGGCGGAGGAGTTCATCGATCATCTCTTCGTGCTCTTCGGATCCGAGATTCTCAAGGTAGTTCCTGGCCGGGTATCCACGGAAGTTGCAGCGAGCCTGAGCTTCGATTCTCCCGCCACAGTCGCCAAGGGTCGCAAGCTCATCTCGCTCTACGAGAAGAAAGGCATTTCGCGCCAACGCATTCTGATCAAGATCGCCAGCACATGGGAAGGAATTCAAGCGGCCGCGATGCTGGAGAAAGAAGGCATCCACTGCAATCTAACTCTTCTTTTCAGCTTCGCCCAGGCAGTCGCATGCGCCGAGGCTGGAGTCACCTTGATCTCGCCTTTCGTGGGCCGGATTTACGATTGGTATAAGAAGGAGGGTGGTGGCAAGGAAATTCCTCCGGACCAGGACCCCGGAGTTGAGTCGGTTACGCGAATCTACAACTACTACAAGAAATATGGTTACAAGACCCAGGTGATGGGCGCGAGTTTCCGCAATGTGAATCAGATCGTCCGCCTGGCTGGATGCGATTTGCTCACCATCAGCCCCGAACTTCTCGACCAGTTGGAGAAGACGGAGGGAACTCTAGAACGCAAACTCGATCCAGCCAAATCTCAAGCAAGCAAAGATGAGCGTCTGCGCCTCAGTGAAAAAACCTTCCGCTGGATGCACAACGAGGACGCAATGGCGACGGAAAAGCTCGCTGAGGGAATTCGCAAATTCAACAGCGACGCGCGTCACCTGGAAGAGTACGCGCTCTCGCAAGTCGCCGAAAAGGTCGGGTGA
- a CDS encoding DUF308 domain-containing protein has product MAEQSPIDIVRHASTWSIVWGALLIIFGILAISSPMLAAIAVSTVIAWLIVFAGVVHVILAFHAHGAGSLIWKLLVGIAYLCFGGYLLVHPVLGVASLTLLLACLFLIEGILNIVLFFRMRSMRGSNWVLIDGIVTLLLGLMIYLQWPSSSAWAIGTLVGISMLISGVTRVMLSLAVRRIATAVA; this is encoded by the coding sequence ATGGCAGAACAGTCTCCCATCGACATCGTGCGGCATGCCTCGACCTGGTCAATCGTGTGGGGCGCGCTGCTGATTATCTTCGGCATACTGGCGATCAGCTCGCCCATGCTCGCCGCCATCGCGGTCAGCACTGTCATTGCCTGGCTCATCGTTTTCGCTGGCGTAGTCCACGTGATCCTGGCATTCCACGCTCATGGCGCCGGCAGCCTGATCTGGAAGCTGTTAGTGGGAATCGCGTATCTGTGCTTCGGTGGTTATCTACTGGTGCATCCAGTGCTGGGTGTGGCGTCGCTTACGCTGTTGCTCGCGTGTCTGTTCCTGATTGAAGGTATCTTGAACATCGTTCTGTTTTTTCGGATGCGCTCCATGCGCGGGTCAAACTGGGTGCTGATTGATGGGATCGTCACCCTCCTATTGGGTCTGATGATCTACCTGCAATGGCCGTCGAGTTCCGCCTGGGCGATCGGCACCCTGGTTGGCATAAGCATGCTCATCAGCGGCGTGACTCGCGTGATGCTGTCGTTAGCCGTGCGCCGAATCGCGACTGCGGTGGCGTAG
- a CDS encoding NAD(P)/FAD-dependent oxidoreductase, producing the protein MSGKSKVIIIGGGFGGLCAAQALKSAPVDVTLIDRRNYHLFQPLLYQVATGSLSPGEIAAPLRGVLSHQKNTRVLLGDVRDIDPVSKRVLLADGASFDYDSLIVAAGSQSSYYGHDVWQQWAPGLKSVEEAINIRHKILYAFEVAERLPDPAQRRAWLTFVIVGAGPTGVELAGAIGEIARQTLKNDFRSIHPEEAQIILLDGAPRLLMSFPEDLARKAERFLAKLGVQAKMGTMVKDVDRDGVSLQINGSTERLSSKTVIWAGGVTVSPLGRTLAKRTGAETDRGGRIKVGPDLTLVNFPDIYVIGDLALTVNKNGEPLAGVAQVAMQQGTYAAKAIVRKVRGQAKPEPFEYFDKGNLAVIGRAAAVANVFGVHLSGLPAWLVWVFIHLMYIVEFQSRIIVFMKWAIQDLTFSRGARLITGAASSDFNFEKEIASQKMTPMVKTG; encoded by the coding sequence ATGAGTGGAAAATCGAAGGTCATTATTATAGGAGGTGGGTTCGGTGGTTTATGCGCCGCTCAGGCGCTGAAGTCGGCTCCTGTCGACGTAACCCTGATCGATCGCCGAAACTATCATCTGTTTCAACCTCTGCTGTATCAGGTTGCTACCGGTTCGCTCTCACCCGGCGAGATCGCCGCGCCACTGCGCGGTGTCTTGAGCCATCAAAAAAATACTCGCGTGTTGCTGGGCGACGTCCGCGACATTGATCCTGTATCGAAGCGCGTGCTGCTCGCCGACGGCGCCAGTTTCGACTACGACTCTCTGATTGTCGCGGCCGGCTCGCAAAGCTCCTATTACGGTCACGACGTCTGGCAACAATGGGCTCCGGGCCTGAAGAGTGTGGAAGAAGCGATCAACATCCGGCACAAGATCCTCTACGCATTTGAGGTTGCAGAACGGCTTCCCGATCCTGCCCAACGGCGCGCCTGGCTCACCTTCGTGATCGTGGGAGCAGGACCCACAGGGGTGGAACTGGCGGGGGCTATCGGGGAAATTGCGCGGCAGACGCTGAAGAACGATTTTCGTTCCATACATCCCGAAGAGGCGCAGATCATTTTGCTGGATGGAGCTCCGCGATTGCTCATGTCGTTTCCCGAAGACTTGGCGCGCAAGGCGGAGCGATTCCTCGCGAAGCTCGGCGTCCAAGCGAAGATGGGCACGATGGTTAAGGATGTCGATCGAGACGGAGTAAGCCTTCAGATCAACGGTTCCACAGAGCGCCTCTCCTCGAAGACCGTCATATGGGCTGGCGGTGTCACGGTTTCTCCCTTGGGGAGGACACTGGCCAAACGCACTGGAGCTGAAACCGACCGGGGAGGAAGAATCAAGGTTGGCCCCGACCTTACACTTGTTAATTTTCCGGACATCTACGTCATCGGAGATCTCGCGCTTACTGTCAACAAGAATGGAGAGCCACTCGCCGGCGTCGCGCAAGTTGCGATGCAACAAGGAACGTATGCAGCGAAAGCGATCGTGAGGAAAGTGCGAGGCCAAGCGAAGCCGGAGCCCTTCGAGTATTTCGATAAAGGAAATCTCGCCGTGATTGGTCGGGCGGCCGCAGTTGCCAATGTCTTCGGCGTGCACCTTTCGGGCCTGCCGGCCTGGTTGGTCTGGGTGTTCATCCACCTCATGTACATAGTCGAGTTTCAGAGTCGCATCATCGTTTTCATGAAATGGGCGATCCAGGATCTGACCTTCAGCCGTGGAGCGCGGCTAATTACTGGCGCTGCATCCTCGGATTTCAACTTTGAAAAAGAAATTGCCTCTCAAAAGATGACGCCTATGGTTAAGACCGGGTGA
- a CDS encoding RpiB/LacA/LacB family sugar-phosphate isomerase, protein MGADHGGFEMRLQLAKLLKEEGYDVVDFGNKVYDTSDDYPDFAIPLARAVAGGEIDRGILVCGSGVGASVAANKIVGVRAALCHDHFSARQGVEDDNLNVLCFGGRTTGIAIAWECTQNFLNARFSGADRHRRRLAKVTQLETLRSQPEVECDCPQL, encoded by the coding sequence GTGGGAGCAGATCACGGCGGTTTCGAAATGAGACTGCAACTTGCGAAGTTGCTGAAGGAAGAGGGCTACGATGTCGTCGATTTTGGCAACAAGGTCTATGACACCAGCGACGACTATCCGGATTTTGCTATTCCACTTGCGCGGGCTGTGGCCGGCGGGGAGATAGATCGGGGCATTCTCGTGTGCGGCAGTGGCGTCGGAGCGTCAGTGGCTGCCAACAAAATTGTCGGCGTTCGAGCCGCGCTCTGTCACGATCACTTTTCGGCACGTCAGGGTGTGGAAGACGACAACCTGAACGTACTTTGCTTCGGAGGCAGGACTACGGGCATCGCAATCGCCTGGGAGTGTACGCAAAACTTCCTCAACGCCCGGTTCAGCGGCGCAGACCGGCATCGTCGCCGGCTGGCCAAGGTTACTCAACTCGAAACACTACGGTCACAGCCAGAAGTGGAATGTGACTGTCCGCAGCTATGA
- a CDS encoding HAD family phosphatase, which yields MSASRAVLWDMDGTLIDSEEFHWISWRNALADEGITITHQQFLASFGQRNDSILPQWLGTAATPELIEKIAKAKEELYRHLIIRDGISPLPGVGDWVDRLHKQGWLQAVASAAPRANIDAVLEALSATHIFQAIASAEDVHRGKPDPEVYLVAASRVGVPPERCVVVEDAAAGIEGARHAGMRSIGVSRDGHRLAADVVVQSLDLLDSDAFEVLLRAGQLL from the coding sequence ATGAGCGCTAGTCGGGCGGTTCTTTGGGATATGGACGGGACTCTCATCGACTCAGAAGAGTTCCACTGGATCTCCTGGCGGAACGCGCTCGCCGATGAGGGCATCACCATCACGCATCAGCAGTTTCTTGCCTCGTTCGGCCAGCGCAACGATTCCATCCTCCCGCAATGGCTGGGCACTGCGGCGACCCCAGAGCTCATCGAGAAAATCGCAAAAGCCAAAGAGGAGTTATACCGTCATCTGATTATCCGAGACGGAATCTCTCCCCTACCCGGCGTTGGCGATTGGGTGGACCGACTTCACAAACAGGGATGGCTTCAGGCTGTTGCCTCGGCAGCTCCACGCGCGAATATCGATGCAGTCCTTGAAGCTCTATCGGCGACTCATATTTTTCAGGCCATCGCCTCCGCCGAAGATGTGCACCGAGGCAAACCAGATCCTGAAGTGTACTTAGTGGCTGCTTCGCGGGTCGGCGTGCCGCCCGAACGATGTGTAGTTGTGGAGGATGCGGCTGCCGGAATTGAAGGAGCACGCCATGCTGGCATGCGGAGTATCGGCGTTAGTCGCGACGGTCATCGTTTGGCGGCTGATGTAGTAGTGCAGTCCCTTGATCTTCTGGATTCTGACGCTTTTGAAGTGCTACTTCGGGCAGGACAGTTGCTGTAA